A stretch of Halococcus saccharolyticus DSM 5350 DNA encodes these proteins:
- a CDS encoding ABC transporter substrate-binding protein: MGYQPFSAHAWEALIMKHSDIPQQYLPDDYSLEWQSALQGAVIGNRISVGKNQAGWMGDMPALTTIAQTETPASLVGLANWSRGQQCNLLVVPKDSDIEKTSDIAGETVGVTVGACSHRYLLRVLEEEGIDVTIEDTGISTILANLREGRIAAGVGWEPSIAKSVFQDDLTRYVSTGAEYDVIDAGGIPMTDDLINNHREAAKGILKAELEATRVLATDHERTLDLVEQEQDLRYFNRSTLRWGVYKDPPIGENVQRLRYATDYEQATEPGRLMKETAPEFLTRQGALEAPPPDDRYKPELLNEAAAELDDAVEWSPRSAGNGSGATNGSATGNASGSGR; encoded by the coding sequence ATGGGGTACCAGCCGTTCTCAGCGCACGCGTGGGAGGCGCTGATCATGAAACACAGCGATATTCCACAGCAGTACCTCCCCGACGACTACTCCCTGGAGTGGCAGTCAGCGCTCCAGGGAGCGGTCATCGGCAACCGGATCAGCGTCGGCAAGAATCAGGCGGGCTGGATGGGCGATATGCCGGCGCTGACGACCATCGCTCAGACCGAGACCCCGGCCAGCCTCGTCGGGCTTGCAAACTGGTCGCGGGGACAGCAGTGTAACCTCCTCGTCGTCCCCAAGGACTCCGACATCGAGAAAACATCCGACATCGCCGGTGAGACGGTCGGCGTTACGGTCGGCGCGTGTTCCCATCGATATCTACTCCGCGTGCTTGAAGAGGAGGGTATCGACGTAACGATCGAGGACACCGGCATCTCGACCATTCTTGCCAACCTCCGTGAGGGCCGGATCGCCGCAGGGGTCGGCTGGGAACCTTCGATCGCCAAGTCGGTCTTCCAAGACGATCTCACCCGATACGTCTCGACGGGTGCGGAGTACGACGTAATCGATGCCGGCGGGATCCCAATGACGGACGACTTGATCAACAACCACCGGGAGGCAGCCAAGGGGATCCTGAAGGCCGAACTCGAAGCGACACGGGTGCTGGCCACCGACCACGAGCGAACCCTCGATCTAGTCGAGCAGGAGCAGGACCTCCGATACTTCAACCGCTCGACGCTTCGATGGGGTGTCTACAAAGATCCGCCGATCGGCGAGAACGTCCAGCGACTCCGGTACGCAACCGACTACGAGCAAGCGACGGAACCAGGCCGGTTGATGAAAGAGACCGCACCGGAGTTTCTCACCCGCCAGGGCGCGCTCGAAGCGCCGCCGCCCGACGATCGGTACAAGCCAGAGCTACTCAACGAGGCGGCGGCCGAACTCGACGACGCGGTAGAGTGGTCGCCGCGATCGGCCGGCAACGGCTCGGGCGCGACCAACGGCTCGGCGACCGGCAACGCGTCCGGGAGTGGACGATGA